Within the Mycobacterium gordonae genome, the region CCACCGACCGCCACGCCTGCTGCGCCCGAGCGGACGGCTCCGGCACTTTGATCACGGTGAGCCGCGCGGGTTCCGACCACCGCCACCCGACCGCGAACACCGCGGCCGCGGCGGCCAGACAACCAACGGTGATCACCGCCAGCAGTCGCTGAGTCCAGCGGCGCACCGGCGTCGCGGCAGCTGCGTCCGATGCATCGGTGCGCGCGAAGATCGTCCCGTCGGCGCCACATTGAATCTCCAACCGCCGCCACACCGCCCCGCTGGCCACGGCCAGGCGATGGTATTCGTTGAGGGCTTCGACCGCATCGGCCGGTACGGACAGTGACACCGTCCCGGTGTCCGAGGTCACCGTCGCCGTGACCACCGACGGCGCCGCCGCGAACTCGACCCGCAGTCGCCTCCAGCCCGTCGGCGCTTCGCCGATCAACAAGCTGAGGGCTTTCTCCACCAGGCGCCGATCGCCTGCGGCTCCCCCGTCAGCGGCGGCGACATTCACGGGCAAAGCCTATCGAACTGGCGGGCCAGCCGAGCCCAGCACTTCCGCACCGCCGGCGGTCCGTTCGAGCAGCACGATGTCGCGGCGACCGGACTGATTGAGCACCCACACCATCCTCGAGATGTCGAATCTTGGGTGCGGCAACACTGTTCGGAAGGGACGATCGCCGAGCACCTGCGCTGCGCGGCCGCCACCGGCCCCGTCTGCACGCCGGACTGCGGGCGTACCCCGATCTCGACCGGGTCGGCACGGACCACGAGGGCGAGCACGACCCGGGACACATGACCCAGTCCACCAACATCTTTCGGAACATCAGGCCGTTGCGGTCACCCATGAACGATGGGGATGTCGAGCGGTGAGGCAGCAGCGCCCCGACCACCGGAATACCACCCCCTTGGCCGCACATCCCAAAATCGCCTGCGCGGCAACAAGTCCCCAGATCACCAGCGCACGGCGCCCAGCAGCGATCCACGCCGGCGCCACGGTGATCGCCCCCGCTCCCGTCCGCATGAACGACCAGAAGGGTCCCGAGGCCGGGCACCGCCGATTCGCCACAGCTTCGGCACCCCTGAGCGGTTGCAGCCCATGCGTCACCTGCTCACCCCCGAGGAGATCCCACGAGAGGGCTGTCTACGCGGGTGACGATGCTGGTCGAGCCGCACGGTAATCTCATTCTCACAGCGTGTGCCACGTCCAGGAACAGGAGACCGCCCATGGCCGGCCCCACCGATGAAGCCGAAGCTACCCGGGCCGACCGCTTCATCAAGACGGCGGTCGACATCCTCGGCGAGACCGGGCGCACCGACTTCACCGTCCAGGAAGTCGTCGCCCGCTCCAAGACCTCGCTGCGTGCCTTCTACCAACATTTCGGCAGCAAGGATGAACTGCTCCTGGCACTGTTCGAGCGCACCATGGCCCAGGCGGCGCAGACCTGGCGCGCCGAAACCGTTGGCCTGGACAGCACCGCGGCCCTCAAGCTGATCATCGATCGGGTTGGGGCCCAACCGGAGTCCACGACCCAGGACAGCCTCAACCGTGCGCTGAGCCTGTACAACCAGAACCTGGCCGAGACCCGGCCCCGCGAGTACGCCCGGGTCCTTTCGCCGCTGCATCGACTGATGCGTGACATCATCGGGCAGGGCATCACCGAGGGTGTCTTCAACCCCGGGCTCGACGTCGGTACCGCCGCGGCGATCGTCATGCAGACGATGGTCGGCGCGCTCCGGTTGCATTGGCTAGGAACCGAATTGAACGGAACGCCGATCGATTCGGGCCAACTGTACGATTTCTGCAGCCGCGCGCTGGGCATCCGCGAGCGCGACGATCAGACACC harbors:
- a CDS encoding hotdog fold thioesterase — translated: MAGPTDEAEATRADRFIKTAVDILGETGRTDFTVQEVVARSKTSLRAFYQHFGSKDELLLALFERTMAQAAQTWRAETVGLDSTAALKLIIDRVGAQPESTTQDSLNRALSLYNQNLAETRPREYARVLSPLHRLMRDIIGQGITEGVFNPGLDVGTAAAIVMQTMVGALRLHWLGTELNGTPIDSGQLYDFCSRALGIRERDDQTPDPTLAELFAQIGLRPASFQDDRFQDGFAMTMPVSPQVVNTSGALQGGLIATLADVAGGQLGLQYLQPGTAMTTSDLVIRYLRPIRQGSALAVPKVLRAGRRSLVMQIDIYGDSGTELAATATVNFAIIGNPDPDGPTEP